Proteins encoded by one window of Geobacter sp. DSM 9736:
- the uvrC gene encoding excinuclease ABC subunit UvrC: MITIEKTDSFPAAPGVYLMEGSDGTVLYVGKARDLKKRVRSYFSTSKDSRWHIRFLMERVASIRFIVTDTEKEALILENTLIKKHHPRYNLNLRDDKTYFSLRMDMRDQFPRLTIVRKIPRDGARYFGPYSSAAAAREVLKQLYRIFPLRHYPLETCRLRKRPCLFYQIRQCSAPCHGMISPEQYASLAEGAMLFLEGKKKNLVAIYKQRMAQAAANEEYEEAARFRDLVKSVEVTLEKQKMVTQGGDMDVLGFCHEANRLEIALLFIRGGTVIGSRNYSLAWELDDGEGIASFLAEYYSKEVYIPEEVLVPIPLDEPEALADYLSEKRGKKVTVHTPRKGSKLEIVQLATKNARNAAQEKAAAAAGSEAVLQELKERLRLEGIPRRIECYDISNTQGRLAVGSRVSFFDGKADKTAYRHYRIRSLDQPDDFGMMREVLARRFNRTEEEGLPDLIIVDGGIGQLNILLKVLEDLGIQGVHAASLAKSRVERGIAAHKVSRSDERIFLPGRKNPLILRQNSAPLLLLARIRDEAHRFAITYHKKLRGKAALASKIDEIPGVGPVRRKALLNHFGSLSRLEQASLEELAAVSGMTRRAAEALWVHFHKEKEEPTDSKNKETADLL, from the coding sequence ATGATTACTATTGAAAAAACCGACTCTTTCCCAGCGGCCCCCGGCGTTTATCTGATGGAGGGAAGCGACGGCACTGTTCTCTATGTCGGCAAGGCGCGTGACCTCAAAAAGCGGGTACGCTCCTATTTCAGCACCTCCAAGGACTCCCGGTGGCATATCCGTTTTCTAATGGAGCGTGTTGCCTCTATCCGATTCATTGTGACCGACACGGAAAAAGAAGCACTGATTCTCGAAAACACTCTCATCAAGAAGCACCACCCTCGTTACAACCTCAACCTGCGGGACGACAAGACTTACTTCTCGCTTCGCATGGACATGAGGGATCAATTCCCCCGCCTGACTATAGTGCGTAAAATTCCCAGAGACGGAGCCCGTTATTTCGGCCCCTATTCCTCTGCTGCTGCAGCCCGTGAAGTCTTGAAGCAACTCTACAGGATATTCCCTCTCCGCCATTACCCTCTTGAGACATGCAGGCTTCGAAAGCGCCCCTGCCTTTTCTACCAGATCCGGCAATGCTCCGCACCATGCCACGGAATGATTTCTCCTGAGCAGTATGCCTCGCTTGCCGAAGGGGCTATGCTATTCCTGGAGGGGAAGAAGAAGAATCTCGTTGCGATCTACAAACAGCGGATGGCGCAGGCTGCGGCAAATGAAGAATATGAGGAAGCAGCGCGTTTTCGCGACTTGGTCAAGTCGGTGGAGGTTACCCTGGAAAAACAGAAGATGGTGACCCAGGGTGGAGACATGGATGTTCTCGGCTTCTGCCACGAAGCAAACAGGCTTGAGATAGCGCTCCTCTTCATCCGTGGCGGCACCGTCATTGGAAGCAGAAACTACTCACTTGCATGGGAACTTGATGATGGGGAAGGAATCGCCTCCTTTCTCGCGGAGTACTACAGCAAAGAGGTCTACATCCCGGAGGAAGTGCTTGTACCTATCCCTCTGGATGAACCGGAAGCCCTCGCCGATTACCTGTCCGAAAAACGGGGCAAGAAGGTTACAGTGCACACCCCCCGAAAGGGATCAAAGCTGGAAATCGTACAGCTGGCGACAAAAAATGCCCGCAACGCTGCCCAGGAGAAAGCAGCTGCTGCGGCCGGCTCTGAAGCGGTGCTTCAGGAGCTCAAAGAGCGGCTTCGTCTCGAAGGAATTCCCAGAAGGATTGAATGTTACGACATATCAAATACCCAAGGGCGGCTGGCGGTCGGAAGCCGGGTTTCTTTTTTTGATGGCAAGGCTGACAAAACCGCATACCGACACTACAGGATTCGGTCACTTGACCAGCCTGATGATTTCGGCATGATGCGAGAGGTCTTGGCGCGGCGCTTCAACAGAACGGAAGAGGAGGGTCTTCCCGATCTGATTATTGTCGATGGAGGAATCGGCCAGTTGAACATCCTCCTGAAGGTGCTTGAAGACCTGGGAATACAGGGGGTACACGCAGCATCTCTGGCAAAGAGCCGGGTGGAACGCGGCATCGCCGCACATAAAGTGTCACGCAGCGACGAGCGAATCTTCCTTCCGGGTAGAAAGAATCCGCTCATACTGCGCCAGAACTCTGCTCCTCTTCTCCTTCTCGCCAGAATCAGGGACGAGGCTCACAGGTTTGCAATCACATACCACAAGAAGCTGCGCGGGAAAGCTGCGCTGGCATCTAAAATCGATGAAATCCCGGGAGTGGGACCGGTGCGGAGGAAGGCACTGCTCAACCACTTCGGCAGTCTCTCCAGATTGGAGCAGGCTAGCCTTGAAGAACTGGCAGCGGTAAGCGGAATGACACGACGCGCAGCAGAAGCGCTATGGGTCCATTTTCACAAAGAAAAAGAAGAGCCTACCGACAGTAAAAACAAAGAAACCGCTGACTTGCTGTAG
- a CDS encoding peptidylprolyl isomerase gives METTLGTIKLELFEKEAPISVKNFLDYAKYGYYKGTIFHRVIPGFMIQGGGFTPDMVPKEGTKAPIKNEAGNGLKNDRGTLAMARTMVVDSATAQFFINVVNNDFLNHRDESPQGFGYAVFGKVVEGMDVVDAIAASKTGVNKGFRDVPEAPVIIKSIKILR, from the coding sequence ATGGAAACTACACTCGGCACCATCAAGCTGGAGCTGTTTGAGAAGGAGGCCCCGATCAGCGTCAAGAACTTTCTCGATTACGCCAAATATGGCTATTACAAGGGAACTATTTTCCATCGCGTGATTCCGGGATTCATGATTCAGGGAGGTGGCTTTACTCCCGACATGGTACCTAAAGAGGGCACCAAGGCACCCATCAAGAATGAAGCGGGAAACGGCCTGAAGAATGATCGGGGGACACTTGCCATGGCCCGCACGATGGTTGTCGATTCAGCCACGGCCCAATTCTTCATCAACGTAGTTAACAACGACTTCCTCAATCATCGCGATGAGTCGCCGCAAGGGTTCGGGTACGCGGTTTTCGGAAAGGTTGTGGAGGGTATGGATGTGGTTGACGCCATCGCAGCCAGCAAAACAGGAGTCAACAAGGGATTTCGGGATGTCCCGGAGGCACCCGTGATTATCAAATCCATCAAGATTTTGAGGTAG
- a CDS encoding cytochrome C biogenesis protein ResB, translating to MLRNIYQKLASLTFGIWLIAGVMLLLGAGSFSSGAAESGSINDLPLFVWLREAPLAASWWLWGSLALLALLALNTILCSIESLRSKWGKTGFLILIAPQVMHIGFLLIILAHLLSAGGSYKQIMQVEEGSVIGFPDGSLVGVTAIRGSVGQMGMLTDFSADLALTVEGRQLYKTARPNEPVFYQGVGLYVKDVAIMPRRAALIEVHREPGAGIALAGALLFTLGNVVLLAVRRGR from the coding sequence ATGCTGCGAAACATCTACCAGAAACTGGCATCTCTTACTTTTGGAATATGGCTCATTGCAGGTGTAATGCTTCTGTTGGGAGCGGGATCTTTCAGCAGCGGCGCGGCGGAATCGGGAAGCATTAACGATCTGCCCCTTTTCGTCTGGCTCAGGGAAGCTCCCTTGGCCGCTTCCTGGTGGCTGTGGGGCTCCCTGGCGCTGCTTGCACTGCTCGCACTGAACACTATCCTCTGCAGTATCGAATCGTTGCGAAGCAAATGGGGCAAGACCGGTTTTCTGATCCTCATCGCCCCACAGGTGATGCACATCGGCTTTCTCCTCATCATCCTTGCCCATTTGCTTAGTGCGGGCGGAAGCTATAAGCAGATTATGCAGGTCGAGGAAGGGTCCGTAATCGGTTTTCCGGATGGAAGTCTCGTCGGAGTAACTGCCATTAGAGGAAGCGTCGGCCAAATGGGAATGCTTACGGACTTTTCTGCGGATCTGGCCCTGACGGTGGAGGGCCGCCAGCTGTACAAAACTGCCAGACCCAATGAGCCGGTTTTCTATCAGGGTGTGGGGTTATACGTGAAAGATGTGGCGATTATGCCGCGGCGGGCCGCGCTGATCGAGGTACATCGGGAACCAGGTGCGGGGATTGCTCTCGCTGGAGCACTGCTCTTTACTCTTGGGAATGTTGTCCTTCTGGCCGTACGCAGAGGCAGATAA
- a CDS encoding 50S ribosomal protein L11 methyltransferase, with protein sequence MTGRIFRPFSIGGFTITPEDEPLTPMGGIPLVMGKKGAFGSGEHETTRSCLELLEQLPQVRGARVLDFGSGTGILAIAAVKLGASSVVALDIDPRAAVSCSRNIGLNNVHGLVNAVCGELACLRGGSYDLVLANIYADVLGNVAEELVAMTRPGGLVLLSGIPVQDDSGVHGLFLRYGCRTLRTIFLDEYLTFLLEKD encoded by the coding sequence ATGACAGGACGGATATTCAGGCCCTTCAGCATAGGTGGCTTTACCATAACCCCCGAAGATGAACCTCTTACGCCGATGGGTGGAATTCCACTCGTGATGGGGAAGAAAGGGGCCTTCGGGTCGGGAGAGCACGAAACCACCCGTTCCTGCCTTGAACTTCTCGAACAGCTCCCACAGGTACGTGGCGCGAGGGTTCTAGATTTCGGAAGCGGTACCGGCATCCTGGCTATTGCAGCCGTGAAGCTTGGTGCATCCTCTGTGGTTGCGCTCGACATAGATCCAAGGGCCGCCGTTTCATGTTCACGCAACATCGGCCTGAACAATGTGCATGGGCTGGTGAATGCCGTTTGCGGGGAGCTGGCATGTCTGCGAGGCGGCAGCTATGATCTTGTACTTGCGAACATTTATGCTGATGTTCTCGGCAATGTTGCTGAGGAGCTTGTTGCCATGACCCGTCCGGGTGGGCTGGTCCTTCTTTCGGGGATACCGGTGCAGGATGACAGCGGGGTCCACGGCCTCTTTCTGCGGTACGGGTGCCGGACATTAAGGACCATCTTCCTGGACGAGTATCTGACCTTTCTCCTGGAGAAGGATTGA
- a CDS encoding cytochrome c biogenesis protein yields MKWLILASAALFMFGSHRRFFFLAGACVELCYLAQRGVALGRLPLIGPHDTLVFFSCSIAVMAVPFLYAPAVRDRNRFSWSAGALAGFFALTALLFPSFSMPLPPILKTFWFELHVALAFFAYALFGIGAVLGILFLRDRQRSLLDLQYRAALVGYTFFSASMVSGGIWGYFAWGTYWLWTPKELWTSILWLFYTLYLHVRLKGPQWERAVAWGGIIGLGVALFTYLGVSLLMKSSHSF; encoded by the coding sequence ATGAAATGGCTTATTCTGGCATCTGCGGCCCTTTTTATGTTCGGCTCCCACCGAAGATTTTTTTTTCTGGCAGGAGCATGCGTGGAACTTTGCTACCTCGCACAGCGAGGGGTAGCTCTGGGACGTCTGCCACTCATAGGCCCTCATGACACCCTTGTCTTCTTTTCCTGCTCGATTGCTGTCATGGCCGTGCCTTTCCTGTACGCTCCGGCTGTACGTGACCGAAACCGCTTCTCCTGGTCGGCAGGAGCCTTGGCAGGATTCTTCGCCCTGACGGCACTCCTTTTTCCCTCATTCTCGATGCCCCTCCCGCCGATCTTGAAGACCTTCTGGTTCGAGCTTCACGTTGCTCTCGCTTTCTTCGCATATGCTCTCTTCGGCATCGGTGCAGTCCTCGGCATTCTCTTCCTTCGAGACAGACAAAGAAGCTTGCTCGACCTCCAGTACCGGGCGGCACTCGTCGGCTACACCTTCTTTTCAGCATCCATGGTGTCAGGAGGGATCTGGGGGTATTTCGCGTGGGGGACATACTGGCTCTGGACACCTAAAGAACTGTGGACATCCATACTCTGGCTTTTTTACACACTTTACCTTCACGTGCGCCTCAAAGGCCCGCAATGGGAGCGCGCAGTGGCATGGGGGGGGATAATAGGGCTCGGGGTGGCGCTTTTCACCTACCTCGGCGTCAGTCTCCTTATGAAGAGCTCACACAGCTTCTGA
- a CDS encoding phosphoglucomutase/phosphomannomutase family protein, whose translation MQIKFGTDGWRGVIAREFTFDNVAVVAQATMDYLHEQGLAGRGLVVGYDRRFLSRDFAELTAEIAAGNGINVWMTDGYAPTPAVSWAVRELKAGAGVMITASHNPPKYNGFKVKESFGGSARPSTTKALEDVVASNLAAGKRPRSISFSSGLSSGNIQVLDAKTPYFRQLANYVDLDLIRRAEIPVVADPMYGAGSGFIQELLPHALEIHNGENPGFGGQPPEPIDMHLTELADLVRSGRYTVGLALDGDADRIGAVDETGEFFSSHRIFTVLLRHLYERKGLRGGVVKTVSTTRMIDLLCEKYGLQLFETPIGFKHICELMLENDILMGGEESGGLGVKGHIPERDGILMGLLLLEAMAMSGKGLRRLLDETMEEIGNFFYNRIDLQIANEAKEKLITRLQAGGLETIAGRKVAGENFRDGFKYIFENGSWLLIRPSGTEPVLRLYSEAGEQHVVQELLKAGREIAGI comes from the coding sequence GTGCAGATAAAATTCGGCACTGACGGCTGGCGCGGAGTTATAGCACGGGAATTTACTTTTGACAACGTAGCCGTTGTCGCCCAGGCGACGATGGATTACCTGCACGAGCAAGGGCTTGCCGGCAGAGGACTTGTTGTCGGATACGACCGGCGTTTCCTGTCACGGGACTTCGCGGAGTTGACAGCTGAAATAGCCGCCGGCAACGGCATAAATGTATGGATGACGGACGGGTATGCCCCCACTCCCGCAGTATCCTGGGCAGTGCGTGAGCTGAAGGCAGGAGCGGGAGTTATGATAACCGCCAGCCACAACCCCCCAAAGTACAACGGGTTCAAAGTCAAGGAATCATTCGGGGGCTCTGCACGTCCCTCCACGACCAAGGCCCTGGAAGATGTTGTCGCTTCAAACCTGGCAGCTGGAAAAAGACCCCGCTCCATATCCTTCTCAAGTGGACTGAGCAGTGGAAACATCCAGGTCCTCGATGCCAAAACCCCTTACTTTCGCCAGCTCGCAAATTATGTAGATCTGGATCTGATAAGGCGGGCAGAGATACCGGTCGTAGCAGACCCGATGTACGGCGCAGGTAGCGGCTTCATTCAGGAACTGCTTCCCCATGCACTCGAAATTCATAACGGTGAGAACCCGGGCTTCGGTGGCCAGCCACCCGAGCCGATAGATATGCATCTCACGGAACTCGCCGACCTGGTCAGAAGCGGCAGATACACTGTCGGCCTGGCCCTCGATGGTGACGCGGACCGTATCGGCGCCGTGGATGAAACGGGGGAGTTTTTCTCCTCCCATCGAATTTTTACAGTGCTGCTTCGCCACCTTTACGAACGAAAGGGTCTGCGGGGGGGCGTCGTGAAAACCGTCTCTACCACGAGGATGATCGATCTTTTGTGCGAGAAATACGGGCTGCAACTTTTTGAAACTCCCATCGGGTTCAAGCATATATGCGAGCTGATGCTGGAAAACGACATTCTGATGGGAGGCGAGGAGTCGGGAGGTCTCGGTGTCAAAGGACACATACCGGAGCGTGACGGAATACTGATGGGATTACTTCTCCTGGAAGCGATGGCTATGAGCGGCAAAGGGCTTCGCAGACTCCTCGATGAAACCATGGAAGAAATCGGAAACTTTTTCTACAACCGGATTGACCTGCAGATCGCAAACGAGGCGAAGGAAAAACTGATAACCCGGTTGCAGGCAGGTGGGCTCGAGACTATTGCGGGGCGGAAGGTTGCCGGTGAAAACTTCCGCGACGGCTTCAAATACATCTTTGAAAACGGCTCCTGGCTCCTCATTCGTCCCTCGGGAACGGAGCCCGTGCTGCGCCTCTACAGTGAAGCAGGAGAGCAGCATGTGGTGCAGGAACTGCTGAAGGCAGGTCGGGAGATTGCCGGAATCTGA
- a CDS encoding DUF1566 domain-containing protein: MRNLLLAVLCLLISACAAPHSFVLLDQTAVDQTTGLVWAKHANLPGKQLFWKGDGNVYEFIQKLNKDNYAGYADWRVPTKDELADLIGHAKSFGYDPANRETWPFQKLRLQGFQDVRDYGYWSSTRKSPTELWIADLAYGSVKPALDTKPYYLWPVRGGRNR, from the coding sequence ATGAGAAATTTACTTCTTGCGGTGCTTTGCCTGTTGATTTCCGCGTGCGCTGCTCCCCACAGCTTCGTCCTTCTCGACCAGACGGCGGTGGACCAGACGACGGGGCTTGTATGGGCGAAGCATGCGAATCTTCCGGGGAAGCAGCTCTTCTGGAAGGGGGATGGGAACGTCTATGAATTCATCCAGAAACTAAACAAAGATAACTACGCCGGCTATGCCGACTGGCGGGTTCCCACAAAAGATGAACTTGCCGATCTGATCGGTCATGCCAAGAGCTTCGGATACGATCCCGCCAACCGGGAGACGTGGCCCTTCCAGAAGCTGCGTCTGCAGGGCTTCCAGGATGTCCGCGACTACGGATACTGGAGCTCGACGCGAAAGTCTCCGACAGAGCTTTGGATCGCGGACCTGGCATACGGATCAGTTAAACCGGCCCTCGACACTAAACCGTACTATCTCTGGCCGGTTCGCGGAGGCCGCAACCGATGA